A window of Haloarchaeobius litoreus contains these coding sequences:
- a CDS encoding DUF5789 family protein, which produces MFRNGTDERIENQTYPLTADELAAELGDAQLDLTHGSQTVAEVLEGIRCDETFQRPEDVRFTLVGGVSEDAVGRKGYSDRDPTPPGSPEAPETVSF; this is translated from the coding sequence ATGTTCCGCAACGGAACGGACGAGCGAATCGAGAACCAGACCTACCCACTGACAGCCGACGAACTCGCCGCGGAGCTCGGCGACGCGCAGCTCGACCTGACCCACGGGTCTCAGACGGTAGCGGAGGTTCTCGAAGGGATCCGCTGTGACGAGACGTTCCAGCGGCCGGAGGACGTCCGGTTCACCCTCGTCGGCGGCGTCTCGGAGGACGCCGTCGGCCGGAAGGGGTACTCGGACCGGGACCCGACGCCGCCGGGCAGCCCGGAGGCTCCCGAGACGGTCTCGTTCTGA
- a CDS encoding PHP domain-containing protein, translating into MVYADLHVHTTNSDGTMTIDEVPAAAERAGVSVVAVTDHDRTHPDLDAPVTERDGVTVVHGIELRVEAGDQRVDLLGYGVDGDGDLDALVDHLQTDREQRGAAIIARVEDRLGVDLGLESRPGLGRPHIARAVADHPDTGYEYGEVFEHLIGDDGPCYVPRDVPTFEEGHAVLDEACGLVSLAHPFRYPDPEAALELCADLPAVERYYDYGHAVDTKLVERAVEEHDLLVTGGSDAHDDDLGITGLAEAEYERIAARIA; encoded by the coding sequence ATGGTGTACGCGGACCTCCACGTCCACACGACGAACTCCGACGGGACGATGACCATCGACGAGGTGCCGGCGGCCGCCGAGCGCGCCGGCGTCTCCGTCGTCGCCGTCACGGACCACGACCGGACCCACCCCGACCTCGACGCACCGGTCACCGAGCGCGACGGCGTGACCGTCGTCCACGGCATCGAGCTCCGCGTCGAGGCGGGCGACCAGCGCGTGGACCTGCTCGGCTACGGCGTCGACGGCGACGGCGACCTCGACGCACTCGTCGACCACCTCCAGACCGACCGCGAGCAGCGCGGTGCGGCCATCATCGCACGCGTGGAGGACCGCCTCGGCGTCGACCTCGGGCTGGAGAGCCGCCCCGGGCTCGGCCGACCACACATCGCCCGCGCCGTCGCCGACCACCCCGACACCGGCTACGAGTACGGCGAGGTGTTCGAGCACCTCATCGGCGACGACGGCCCCTGCTACGTCCCGCGCGACGTGCCAACCTTCGAGGAGGGCCACGCGGTGCTCGACGAGGCCTGCGGACTCGTCTCGCTCGCACACCCGTTCCGCTACCCCGACCCCGAGGCTGCACTCGAACTGTGCGCCGACCTCCCCGCCGTCGAGCGGTACTACGACTACGGCCACGCCGTCGACACCAAACTCGTCGAGCGCGCGGTCGAGGAACACGACCTGCTCGTCACCGGCGGGAGCGACGCCCACGACGACGACCTCGGCATCACCGGGCTCGCGGAAGCGGAGTACGAGCGCATCGCGGCCCGTATCGCCTGA
- a CDS encoding DUF6757 family protein, whose amino-acid sequence MKCHYCDLDAAFAVESKGIKVGLCEEHFRDRLDDLAEADELQQLKEEVDVDRT is encoded by the coding sequence ATGAAGTGCCACTACTGCGACCTCGATGCCGCGTTCGCCGTCGAATCCAAGGGCATCAAGGTCGGGCTGTGCGAGGAGCACTTCCGTGACCGTCTCGACGACCTCGCGGAGGCGGACGAACTCCAGCAGCTCAAAGAAGAGGTCGACGTCGACCGAACATAG
- a CDS encoding 4Fe-4S dicluster domain-containing protein — MAIDPNFEENREVVDDHDGHAVWGPVDEPEQLGIHGTHVAVDFDICLADGACLEDCPVDVFEWVDSPGHPESEIKADPAREAQCIDCMLCVDVCPVDAIDVDASRSA, encoded by the coding sequence ATGGCCATCGACCCGAACTTCGAGGAGAACCGCGAGGTCGTCGACGACCACGACGGACACGCCGTCTGGGGGCCCGTCGACGAACCGGAGCAGCTGGGCATCCACGGCACGCACGTCGCGGTGGACTTCGACATCTGTCTCGCCGACGGCGCGTGTCTGGAGGACTGCCCGGTCGACGTGTTCGAGTGGGTGGACAGCCCGGGACACCCCGAGTCCGAGATCAAGGCCGACCCCGCCCGCGAGGCGCAGTGCATCGACTGCATGCTCTGTGTCGACGTCTGCCCGGTGGACGCCATCGACGTGGACGCGAGCCGGTCGGCCTGA
- a CDS encoding tRNA-binding protein, protein MSGPFDVRIRVAEVVDAEPFPEARKPELVKLTLDVGGEELQSAAQLGYHHDVGDLPGQQVLCATNLGTVNIAGYVSEALTVGVPGDDGNPVLVTPDEDVPLGGELY, encoded by the coding sequence ATGAGTGGTCCGTTCGACGTGCGTATCCGTGTCGCCGAGGTCGTCGACGCCGAGCCGTTCCCCGAGGCGCGAAAGCCAGAGCTGGTGAAGCTCACGCTCGACGTGGGCGGCGAGGAGCTCCAGTCGGCCGCCCAGCTCGGCTACCATCACGACGTGGGCGACCTCCCCGGCCAGCAGGTGCTCTGTGCGACGAACCTCGGCACCGTGAACATCGCCGGCTACGTCTCGGAGGCGCTGACCGTTGGCGTCCCGGGCGACGACGGCAACCCCGTGCTGGTCACGCCCGACGAGGACGTGCCGCTGGGCGGCGAGCTGTACTGA
- a CDS encoding cupin domain-containing protein — protein MEKVTIDDCDRRMGPADVKRPLTDALGATGLALNYYELGPGDSLGFGYHRHGDQEEVFYVESGVVTFETEDGDVPVEAGEVVRFDPGEWQLGTNEADERAVVLAMGAPKESGELTMVRHCTDCDERTEQAISLTDGRDAVVTTCVDCDAETGRFT, from the coding sequence ATGGAGAAGGTGACCATCGACGACTGCGACCGTCGCATGGGCCCCGCCGATGTGAAGCGCCCGCTGACCGACGCGCTCGGTGCGACCGGCCTTGCGCTCAACTACTACGAGCTCGGACCGGGCGACAGCCTCGGCTTCGGTTACCACCGTCACGGCGACCAGGAGGAGGTGTTCTACGTCGAGTCCGGCGTCGTCACGTTCGAGACCGAGGACGGCGACGTGCCCGTCGAAGCCGGCGAGGTGGTCCGGTTCGACCCCGGCGAGTGGCAGCTCGGCACCAACGAGGCCGACGAGCGTGCTGTCGTCCTCGCGATGGGCGCGCCGAAGGAGTCCGGCGAACTCACCATGGTCCGCCACTGCACGGACTGCGACGAACGCACCGAGCAGGCCATCTCACTCACGGACGGGCGCGACGCGGTCGTCACCACCTGTGTCGACTGCGATGCGGAGACCGGCCGGTTCACCTGA
- a CDS encoding DCC1-like thiol-disulfide oxidoreductase family protein, with protein sequence MNAWPTIVYDDDCGFCTWSARYAAARGPFALVGFSELTDEQLARLPPDYESCAHLFVGDETYSCGAAAEEVVARMDTWEHLPMAAFQFLPGSVRATVREPLYRSLANHRDLLARIRRCEPPARGG encoded by the coding sequence ATGAACGCCTGGCCGACCATCGTCTACGACGACGACTGCGGCTTCTGTACGTGGAGCGCGCGGTACGCTGCGGCGCGTGGTCCCTTCGCCCTCGTCGGGTTCTCCGAGCTCACGGACGAGCAGCTGGCGCGGCTCCCGCCGGACTACGAGTCCTGTGCCCACCTGTTCGTCGGCGACGAGACGTACTCCTGTGGGGCCGCCGCCGAGGAGGTCGTCGCCCGCATGGACACGTGGGAGCACCTGCCGATGGCCGCGTTCCAGTTCCTCCCCGGGTCCGTCCGGGCAACCGTCCGCGAGCCGCTCTACCGGTCGTTGGCGAACCATCGGGACCTCCTCGCCAGGATTCGGCGCTGCGAGCCACCGGCTCGGGGCGGGTAG
- a CDS encoding HAD family hydrolase translates to MTGEIRDDGAESTATELTSDIDAVLFDLDDTLTTYEQDGGEILPAAFERAGVEPFCSYADLEAVAVEQAFPPDRTHADFWTSAFERAADRHGGDPDDARALYEAFGAVLARDRVELLPGAEAALESAREGYRVGLVTNGERRVQEAKLDILGITDTFETAVYVDEVTEPKPVPEPFETALTDLGVVPDRALYVGDSFHHDVRGAVRAGLRVAWCPPDGTTPSEARAAAPDGEHVTPDRVLESLHGLAAVLD, encoded by the coding sequence ATGACAGGCGAAATCCGAGACGACGGAGCCGAATCGACAGCAACGGAACTGACGAGCGACATCGACGCGGTGCTGTTCGACCTCGACGACACGCTGACGACGTACGAGCAGGACGGCGGGGAGATCCTGCCCGCGGCGTTCGAACGCGCGGGCGTCGAGCCCTTCTGCAGCTACGCCGACCTCGAAGCCGTCGCGGTGGAGCAGGCGTTCCCGCCGGACCGGACCCACGCCGACTTCTGGACTTCGGCGTTCGAGCGCGCGGCGGACCGCCACGGCGGCGACCCGGACGACGCCCGGGCGCTGTACGAGGCCTTCGGTGCGGTGCTCGCCCGGGACCGGGTCGAGCTCCTGCCCGGGGCCGAGGCCGCGCTCGAATCGGCCCGCGAGGGCTATCGTGTTGGTCTCGTGACGAACGGCGAGCGGCGGGTTCAGGAGGCCAAGCTCGACATCCTGGGCATCACGGACACCTTCGAGACGGCGGTGTACGTCGACGAAGTGACCGAACCGAAACCAGTGCCCGAACCGTTCGAGACGGCCCTCACGGACCTCGGCGTCGTTCCGGACCGGGCGCTCTACGTCGGCGACTCGTTCCACCACGACGTTCGCGGCGCGGTTCGGGCGGGCCTCCGGGTCGCGTGGTGTCCGCCGGACGGGACGACGCCGAGTGAGGCACGGGCGGCCGCGCCGGACGGCGAACACGTCACGCCCGACCGGGTGCTGGAGAGCCTGCACGGACTCGCCGCCGTGCTCGACTGA
- a CDS encoding acyl-CoA dehydrogenase family protein, protein MLDYVGLESDLDDEERLIRDTAREFVEDRVRPDIAQHYEDGTFPTELITEMGEMGFYAPNLDGYDLPNVSETAYGLLMQELEACDSGLRSMASVQGALVMYPIHAFGSDAQKEEWLPAMGRGEKIGCFGLTEPEHGSNPSGMETRAEEAEGGYVLNGSKTWITNAPIADVAVVWARDRSSDGNPVRGFLVETDRDGFSVNKITEKLSLRASITGEFGLNDVFVPEENVLPGVEGMKGPLSCLTQARYGIAWGAVGAARDCFEVAREYATDREQFDKPIASFQLQQEKLAEMATQITTSQLLAHRLAELKERGDLRPQHVSMAKRNNVRMARDQARVAREMLGGNGITSDYSPMRHMANMETVYTYEGTHDIHTLILGQDLTGIAAFE, encoded by the coding sequence ATGCTCGACTACGTCGGCCTCGAATCCGACCTCGACGACGAGGAGCGGCTCATCCGCGACACCGCCCGCGAGTTCGTCGAGGACCGCGTCCGCCCGGACATCGCACAGCACTACGAGGACGGCACGTTCCCCACCGAGCTCATCACCGAGATGGGCGAGATGGGCTTCTACGCCCCGAACCTCGACGGCTACGACCTGCCGAACGTCTCGGAGACGGCGTACGGCCTGCTGATGCAGGAGCTGGAGGCGTGTGACTCCGGCCTGCGCTCGATGGCCAGCGTGCAGGGCGCGCTCGTCATGTACCCCATCCACGCCTTCGGCAGCGATGCGCAGAAGGAGGAGTGGCTGCCGGCGATGGGCCGCGGCGAGAAGATCGGCTGCTTCGGGCTCACGGAACCGGAGCACGGCTCGAACCCCTCGGGGATGGAGACGCGCGCCGAGGAAGCCGAGGGCGGCTACGTGCTCAACGGCTCGAAGACGTGGATCACGAACGCACCCATCGCCGACGTGGCGGTCGTCTGGGCGCGGGACAGGTCCAGCGACGGGAACCCCGTCCGTGGGTTCCTCGTCGAGACCGACCGCGACGGCTTCTCGGTGAACAAGATCACGGAGAAGCTCTCGCTCCGGGCGTCCATCACGGGCGAGTTCGGCCTGAACGACGTGTTCGTGCCCGAGGAGAACGTCCTCCCCGGCGTTGAGGGGATGAAGGGCCCGCTCTCCTGTCTCACGCAGGCCCGCTACGGCATCGCCTGGGGCGCGGTCGGTGCGGCTCGCGACTGCTTCGAGGTCGCCCGCGAGTACGCGACGGACCGCGAGCAGTTCGACAAGCCCATCGCCAGCTTCCAGCTCCAGCAGGAGAAGCTCGCCGAGATGGCGACCCAGATAACGACGAGCCAGCTGCTCGCACACCGCCTCGCCGAGCTCAAAGAGCGCGGCGACCTCCGCCCGCAGCACGTCTCGATGGCCAAGCGCAACAACGTCCGGATGGCCCGCGACCAGGCCCGCGTCGCCCGCGAGATGCTCGGCGGCAACGGCATCACGTCGGACTACTCGCCGATGCGCCACATGGCCAACATGGAGACCGTCTACACCTACGAGGGCACCCACGACATCCACACCCTGATTCTCGGGCAGGACCTCACCGGCATCGCAGCCTTCGAATAG